Within Sorghum bicolor cultivar BTx623 chromosome 2, Sorghum_bicolor_NCBIv3, whole genome shotgun sequence, the genomic segment GAATCTTGGCTGACTTGTGACTAGCAGAGAGTGAGATGACATTGGTTCAGCAAACTGTGGCACAACAAGAATCTGTGATGGGCTCCGCATTGGACTGCAGCTGTGTTCTTCAGGGGGTGTCTTGCATCAgattggaaaaaaaaagaagagctaTTTTATAGTGTCTCTCCTTTATTTATTGATATGTCATTACTTGTTTTTGTAACTGGAATCAAGACACTAGACGTCACCTCGCTTGCCTGTTTAGACATGTTCGTATCATGTGTAGTGAGATGTTCTATTTAGCGAGACTTGTGATGTTAAATTTATGCTCATGATATTCATGTGCTGTTGTCTTTACTGTGCCGTTTCTGTTGCTGATTACTGATTCTGGTGTGCGTGGTCTGATTCTGGTCATACAAGTACTTGTTTTGTCACCGTCCGTTATGCCGTCAGATTAATGTCGCCATGACATTGAGAAGTGAGCTTAGCTCTTTGGTTGGGTTGGTGCTTGTTATTCCTGAATTTATTTCAGGATTTAATGGTGCTGTTTTTTTTGGTAGACGACGTGTTATTGACAGTAAAGAGCCTGTAGTGATCTCATCAATCTTAAGATTTGCTGATCCAGTTTAGTTATTCAGAGGTGCTTACAGTGTATATGTGTTTATAGGGGCGAGTGTGTACTCGTTCGTGTATGTGAGGGTTTACATTTGTGTATAAAAAAAATGTCGCCATGACATCATTTCACTTCAGAAATGGGATAATGAAAGAATAATTGAGATAGCACAGTTCAAAACATATCCACAAAATGGGCTTGGCCCAACCTACGTACAAAATGGGTCCAGACGAACCTAACCTGCTAAATGGGCTCAGCCGCCTCTTCTTTTCTCCGCTCCCTTCCCGTCGTCCCAACCGCCCGCCCGCTCCTCATTTCCTTCCCTTCCCGAACGCCGAACTCAAACGCGTTCAACTGGCAATCGCCACGAGCGCACGACCTTGTAGCCGTGGTCGTTACCCATGGAGATCACCGAGGAGCAGCGGCGTCGCTCCGAGGCCAACCGCCTCGCCGCCCTTGAGAAGCGGAAGCGCATCGCGGAGGCCGCAGCTGCGGCCGCGGCTGCCACCGCCTTTCCCGCCTCCGGCGCCCCCACATTCCCTGCCTACGacactgccgccgccgccgagtggAGGCTCGCCAAATGCCCAAGAATCGCCCCGCCCGCGCCCCAGCCGCCTCCGTTTGCGCCGCTGCCCCCGCGTCcttcaccaccgccgccgccaccgccgactCCGCCTCAGCCGCTGGTGGGGTTCCAGGTTGTGCTGGAGGTATGCAGCCCCGACGAGTTCTTGGTGGCGGTGGGGCCGGTGGTAGGCAGGGCATACCCCGGGGAGGCCGAGTGCCTTGGCGCCGTCCAGGACTGCCTCGCTGCGGCTTCGGTACGGTTTGCATCGGTTATTGCCTATGAGGAATATAAGTTATATTCCAGTTTCTGCTTTGGTCAGAATGTACAGTTCATGAGCTACTCCCGAAATTTGGTGTTTTCTTGGATACCACTATGCTTTTGTTTACGAGATTTTGGTGTTTTTTTGACACCAGCCTGTCAAATTCGTGGTGGATCGTGGACATCGGCGAGCTTTTCTTTATAATAAATAgttttgttttgaaggattgatAAATAGTTTTTCTTTGGTTCCATCTGTTTGGAtgtccttgataaggattttgGTATAGACCTGGAACTCATTTTCTCTTTAATGTTGGGTTTTTCTTTGGCTCCATGTGTGGATGTTCTTGATAAGGTTTTTGGTATGGAACTGGCACTCATTTTTCCTTCAATGTTTGCGTTGTTAGGTTGTACAATACTCTGCAACACAGTCGCTAAGTCAAAGCGCTCATCTTCGCCCTGTATTTAAGCTTGTGGACTATGATGTGGTATTGAAATGCCTTAAGAAATTACCTGGAGCTTCTGTGCAAGAAATACCTTCTAGCACAAAGACAATTATTCAGAATATACCTAGGTATCCTGGCCCAAAGTGGGCTTCTGATGAAGAAGTAGATGAGCTTCTCAAGAAGCTGCCACAGCAAATAAAAGATGCTCTTTTACCCTTCCAACTTGAAGGAGTGATGTTTGGGCTTCGAAGGCGTGGACGCTGCCTAATTGCAGATGAGATGGGGCTTGGCAAGACTCTCCAGGTGGGCATATAGCATGGATTCTTGCATAGTGCAATCCTTGCTGTTTTGTATATGAGTGCTTTGATATTCTTGTGGTGTACATCAATATGAATAGGTTTACCAATTTGCCTATATTAAGGGAGTGAGCAAGCATATTCTCATGCAATTTAATGCAGGCGATTGCAATAGCATGCTGCTTCAAGGATGAGGGCTCTATATTAATAGTATGTCCAGCCGTATTGCGCTATTCTTGGGTAGAGGAATTGGAACGCTGGGATCCTTCATTTATGCCAAAAGATATTCATATTGGTATGGGACATCTTTCTTTTTGTTGATGTGAaagctggtttttatcgcactTACGGTATATTTTTTGATCACACATATGTACCGTAACCCTCTAAATTCTTTGCTTGCTCTTTCCTCTTGATTCAGGCTGAACTCTAAGGACTATATGCTTTTCAGTTATAGTATACCTTTAGCAACTTGGTCATCTAGTAAAGCATGTAACCTTTAACTTTTATTGTTTCAATCTCACCTTCCGTGTGCATAATGTGAAAAATAATGATTTTTTTGCTTTCATAAGTTGATTGAAATGCTATAGCCGACATAACATCCCCTGTGAACTATCAAAGACAAGACCATTCAGTTGTCTGATACCTAGTGTTTGCTTGGTctatctaggttgattttttctTCAGTTTGACTTGCTGACTTGTCTTTGCGATTTTCAGAAACTTTCGGATAAGCTAGCATTTGAACATATTTCAATGATTTATGTATGTTTTACCTTTTCGGATCAAAAGATGTGATATTCAATCCGAAGCTAAGCTAGCTGCTAACATAAGTTCAAATCTAGAATGCTTTTGGTTCTTTAAGTGTAAATTAAATGGGTTTATTATTGAGAAAATAACTTTCAAATCATAGATTTGTACTTTTGTTGTAAACTGTGCTAGTATTAATGAAAGACCACTGTTTTACAAAATATGGCTAATGTCTTCTCACTTCTCCCTTGTGTGATTGACTTTCTAGTTCTGAATATATTCTTCTGATCTTTGTTTCCAGTTCATATAGAGGAAGTATCAAGTGCACAATAGTATATTGGTGCACGTATGCGCCAACTCAATCTCACCCCACGGGTCCAATATGAAGGGCTGAAGTGAGGAGGTGGACCTAAGTCAGCCCAAAAGGGATGCGAGAACTCCCACCTCAAACTTGAACCTTTAAGATTGAATATTTGGATCCGAAGGATGGGATTGAGTTtttgcatatgtttcaccagtATGCTCTTGTGCACCTGATATTTCCTATTTTGTATAAGGACCAAATGTTTAGATGTTGAAATTATTATATCTATTTTTTTCTCATTTTCAGTATTTGGTCGTCAAGACAGTCTTGAACATCTAAATGCTACTCCAAGGGCAGTGATTACTTCTTACCAGATGCTAAGTCGCCTTAGGGAAAGTATGGTGAATAGAACATGGGCACTGATGATTGTTGATGAATCGCACAACATACGCTGCACGACGAAACAAGAAGAAAAATATGAGGTACTGATGTTATCATGaaccatgaaaaaaaaaaactcatgtTTCAGTACAAGCATACAGCTCTCGAATGCCccaatctatgaaggagattcTGTTCCTTGTTATTTGACACATCCTATCATTATTTTTAAGATCATGACTTTGTTAggcttattttcctatattacaAAAAATTGACTTCGAGATGATTTATTCCACATTTCTTCACATTCAGCTTGATTCTCCACATGTCTATGCCCTTCTATAAAAAAAGGGAACTAGTTACCACATATGATTCATATAGTTTTCATATTACTAGTCTGAAATATCAACATTCCACTTGCTTCTTGTATTGACTTGCTTGCCTTGTGATAGACAAAAGCTGTGCTGCATCTAGCTTCAAAAACTGATCGCATCATATTGCTCTCGGGGACACCCTCTCTCTCAAGGTTATAAAGATATCCATCATACTCTTTGAGTTCCTTGTGCTATTGAAACTGTACTCTTTATATTTCATCAGTGATGCATGATAATAGTTGTTGTGATACGAGATATGTTTTGTCGAGATCATCTGATGATTTTAAAATACCAGCAACTGCAAAATGATCTTGATGTGTTTTTTGTTTTACTCTTTTGATATTATTGGTGGCACTAATTTCTGTGAGTAGAAGCCTTGTGAACATCCATGTTGATAAGGCATAATTAGTGCATAGACTTTGTTATTGTCTACTGCATTGCCTGCTAAGCATCTGTACTGATTATATTATGGAGTGAGATGTAATATCTTCGTTTTACCATGTTAAAGCTTATGCCTGTGCATGCTGAGGATGCCATGAATTGTTCAAAGGAATTTTGTACTGCTTTGTATTATGATTTTATCTCTATTATTTTGTATTTGAAGCATTAAAATATGATAGACTGGGATCCATAAAATCTGTGACATCATTTAACTATATGTTGCTGTACTTTAATGTTTCTAAAATGAAGTTGTCACTTACTATTTGTTTTCTCCTAGGTGATAATAGACCTTTTGATATCTACCACCAGATAAATATGCTATGGTAAGTAAAAGAAAATGGCATCTTACTGTCTTGGTCTTATGAAGCTCTTTACATTGTTCTGTTGCAATATTGTTGTTAATCACCCTACCCCGGTACCCCCACTGCTTTCAGGCCCCGCATGCTTGGTAGAGATAAATTTGATTATGCGAAAAAATATTGCTTGCTGCATGCTGCACGAAGTTATCAGGGGAAAATATTTAAGGTATGTGATTCCTTGGTTTGTAAAGGCATATCATTGTTACTCCTATTCCCTAAGCTATGGCTCCTATGGGCTGTCTGCAGAGCTGGGGTAAAATCTATGCTGTGCATGTAGAAACTAAATGTAGCAAACCATGAAATAATGCatgaaaatatttttaactagtcccccccctccccccctaAAGAAACAGGAGTTCTGCAAACCAGCAGAGTGGTAAAGCAACGCACAGTAGCCCAGGCCCCGGACAGTTGGCGCTGGGTTGCAGATATTAGAGGGGCTTTGACTGTAGAAGTGCTAAGAGAGTATCTGTTTATTTGGGGGCTGGTTGATGACCTGGTTTTACAGCCAACAGTTCCTGATCAGCATAAATGGAAGCTAAGTATTACTGGAACATACAGCAGCAGGTCTGCATACAATGCCTTTTTCCTTGGAAGCATCAGGTTCACGCCTTGGAAGCGTATTTGGAGAAGCTGGGCACCCTTGTGGTGTAAATTTTTTGTTTGGTTGGCCATTAACAACCAGTGTTGGACAGCTGATCGCCTGGCCAAACGTGGGCTTCCTCACCTGCCAGCATGCCCACTTTGTGACCAGGCcgaggaaaatattcaacacatcCTCATCTCATGTGTGTTCGCCTGACAGATTTGGACCCTGCTTTTACAAAAGCTGAACCTGCTGTCTTTTGCCCCTCAATGATCTAATATTCGCTTCTCTAGTTGGTGGTGTGGCACTATCAAAGGTGTTCCAAGGGGTAGTCTGATCATCTTAGTTGCTTGGGAATTATGGAAGCGCTGAAATGCTTGTGTTTTTGAAGGTGCTAGGCCTAGCATAAAGGCGCTGTTTCAATCTGTGGCCAATGAGAGTAATCTTTGGTGTATGGCAGGAGCATCGGCCTTACATAAGTTCCTTGCTAGGTTGTTGGTCT encodes:
- the LOC8078998 gene encoding formin-like protein 4 isoform X1; its protein translation is MEITEEQRRRSEANRLAALEKRKRIAEAAAAAAAATAFPASGAPTFPAYDTAAAAEWRLAKCPRIAPPAPQPPPFAPLPPRPSPPPPPPPTPPQPLVGFQVVLEVCSPDEFLVAVGPVVGRAYPGEAECLGAVQDCLAAASVVQYSATQSLSQSAHLRPVFKLVDYDVVLKCLKKLPGASVQEIPSSTKTIIQNIPRYPGPKWASDEEVDELLKKLPQQIKDALLPFQLEGVMFGLRRRGRCLIADEMGLGKTLQVGI